TTAATAATTATCCTATCCATATGGATAATAATGCCCTTACCAGCCATTGCCACCGTGACACAAATAGAAGAAGCCCCCGGACAAATGGTTTATCAATCAAGGCAAAAATTTCAAGACTTAACAGGTAACTATTGGAGTGCGATCGCCTTTAAACGTACAACCCCCGAAAACATAACCACCATATCCTTAAGAATAATTGCCTTCCCCGACATCGCAAACTTAGATCATAACCAACCCCTAACCCTAACCACATCCCTAGGAAAAACCCTCAAAGCCGAAAACATTACCAACAACATTTCCCAAAAAACACCACCCGCAAACGTCAGCGAATACAACTTAAAACCCATCCTTCCCCAACTCAGAGCAGAAATTCCCCTACAATTAACCATCTCAACCACCAACGGCGACACCATAAACCTATCCATACCCCCAGCCGTAATCCGTGAATGGCAAAGCCTTTAAACCAAAATAAA
The genomic region above belongs to Cyanobacterium stanieri LEGE 03274 and contains:
- a CDS encoding DUF3122 domain-containing protein, which produces MPLPAIATVTQIEEAPGQMVYQSRQKFQDLTGNYWSAIAFKRTTPENITTISLRIIAFPDIANLDHNQPLTLTTSLGKTLKAENITNNISQKTPPANVSEYNLKPILPQLRAEIPLQLTISTTNGDTINLSIPPAVIREWQSL